The genome window CGAACAGGCGCGCCAGTCGCTGCTGCGCACGCGCCTGCCCGCCGCCGCCGACATCGAACTGCGCGAGATGCTCGACACGCCCGAGAATGCGGCCAAGGCCAGCGGCAAGGCGAAAGACCCGCTGCTGAGCCGCCGCTATGTGCTGCCCTTCCTGCTCGCATGCCTGATCCTCGCCTGCACGCAGGCGACGGGCATCAATTCCATCCTCGCCTATGTCGTCAATATCCTCAACCAGGCGGGCCTGTCGGGCGCCTCGGCCAACATGGCGGACGTGCTGCTGAAAGTACTGAATGCCGTGATGACGGTGGTGGCCGTGCTGCTGGTGGACCGCAAGGGTCGCAAATTCCTGCTGATGCTGGGCACGGGCGGCATCGTCGTCTCGCTGCTGGCGGCCGGGCTGCTGTTCCGCGGCGCCGAAGCGCACCTGGCCGACGTGCGCCCCGCCATCGCCGCCCAGGTACAAGCCGATGGCCTGACCCTGCACCTCGATGCGGCCACCTTGACGGCGCTGGGCGCGGCGGCCGACGGCACCCCGCAGCAGCTGACCATCGCCTACGCCTACGGCCCCTTCACCAACGTGAAAAGCCTGCGCAGCGACGACCCCGTGCTGCGCCAGGTCAGCATTGCCCGCGAAGACGCCGTACAGGCCGACAGCGTGATCGGCGTGTTCTTCCGCAAGCTGCACCTGAACCCGTTCGCCGACCCGGCCGCCGGACGCGAGGCGCCGCTGCGCATCGAGAAGGCCAGCCTGGGTCCCGTGCCCTCGTCCTCGCACGGCTGGCTGGTGGCGATCGCCATCTGCGTGTTCGTTTCCAGCTTTGCCGTGGGGCCGGGCGTATGCGTGTGGCTGGCCCTGTCCGAACTGATGCCGACGCGTATCCGCTCGAACGGCATGAGCATCGCGCTGCTGGTGAACCAGTTCGTCTCGACGGTGATCGCCGCCATCTTCCTGCCCACCGTGGGCTTGCACGGCTATTCGACGCTGTTCTTCTTAGGCGCCGGCTGCACGGTGCTGTATTTCCTGGCCGCCGCCTTCCTGCTGCCGGAAACGAAAGGCAAGACTTTGGAAGAAATTGAAGCGCACTTTTCCAGGTAACCATTAGTAGCAGTCTCCTTTCCAGCCCCGGACCACCATCCGGGGCTGTTTTTTTGCCTGCCGAACATGTTTACGGGGCTGGCGCGCACGGCACGGCGCAGTTTTCCTTCTGGAATCACGGGCGCGTGGGCTAGAATCTGGCTGCGTCGTGCTACTCACGAGGCGGCAATGGCGCCATGACAAAAACCACCAGGAGACACAGTGAGCTTATTTAGAACCAAGAATTTGGATGACATGATCGCCCACAGCAAGAAGCCGGGAGGTCTGGCCAAGGTGCTGGGACCGTTCGACCTTGTCCTCATGGGCATAGGCGCCATCGTCGGCACGGGCATTTTCGTGCTCACCGGCACGGGTGCGCTGACGGCCGGCCCCGCCCTGTCGCTGTCGTTCGTCGTGGCGGCCGTTGCCTGCTGCTTCGCCGCCCTGTGCTATGCGGAATTCGCCTCCACCGTGCCGGTGGCCGGCTCCATCTACACCTACAGCTATGCGACTTTGGGCGAACTGGCCGCCTGGATGATAGGCTGGGACTTGCTGCTTGAGTACGGCCTGGCCGCGGCCGCCGTCTCCGTCGGCTGGTCCGGCTACTTCCAGTCGCTGCTGGCCGGCTTTGGCATCACCCTGCCTGCGGCCCTGTCGGCCGCGCCGGGCGCGCTGCCGGGCGTGACGACCTTCATCAACCTGCCGGCCCTGGTCATCATGCTGCTGCTGACGGCCATGCTGGGCTGGGGCGTGCGCGAATCGGCGCGCCTGAACAACATCATGGTGGCCATCAAGGTGGGCGTGGTGCTGCTGTTCATCATCTTCGGTGCGCGCCACGTGCAGCCGGCCAACTGGCAGCCCTACATGCCGTTCGGCTACCACGGCATGCTGAGCGCCGCCGCCCTCGTCTTCTTCGCCTTCATCGGCTTTGACGCCGTCACCTCGGCCGCCGAGGAAGTCAAGAAGCCGTCGCGCGACCTGCCGATCGGGATCATCGGCTCGCTGGCCGTGTGCGCCGTGCTGTACGTGGTGGTCTCGGCCATCATGACGGGCATCGTGCCGTATCAAAAATTCCTCGGCGTCGACCATCCCGTCTCGCTGGCCCTGCAATATGCGGGTGAAAACTGGATCGCCGGCTTCGTCGACCTGGGCGCCATCCTCGGCATGACCACCGTGATCCTCGTGATGGCCTTCGGCCAGACGCGCATCATCTTCGCCATGTCGCGCGACGGCTTGCTGCCCAAGCGCCTGTCGACCGTGCACCCGCGCTTCCACACGCCATTCTTCGCCACCTGGCTGGTCGGCATCGTCTTCGGCCTGATCGCCGCCGTGATCCCGCTCAATATCCTCGCTGAGCTGATCAACATCGGCACCCTGGCCGCCTTCACCATGGTGTCGATTGCCGTGGTGGTGCTGCGCAAGAAGCGCCCGGACTTGCCGCGCGCCTTCCGCTGCCCCGGCGTGCCATACGTGCCGGCGCTGGCCGTGATCCTGTGCGTGGGCCTGATGACCTTCCTCAGCTGGGTCACCTGGATGGCGTTTTCCATCTGGCTGGTGATCGGCCTGGTCATCTACTTCGGCTACGCACGCCGCCGTTCGCTGCTGCATCCGCAACAGTAATCCCGTCACTGCGCCCGGCGCAGTAAGATGGCGGTCTCGCAACCCTGCAGGCCGCCATCCATGCAACCTTCCCCCGACCTCATCGCGCAGCTGGACCAGAGCACGGACCAGCTCAAGCGCGCGCGCCTGCGCCACATGCAGTGGCTGGCCGTGGGCCTGCTGCTGCTGGCCGCGCTGGTCTTCGCCGTGGCCCGCTCGCGGCGCGGCGGCCACCCCGCCTGGGGCTATGTGGAAGCATTCGCCGAAGCGGCCATGGTGGGCGCGATCGCCGACTGGTTCGCCGTCGTCGCGCTGTTCCGCCACCCGCTGGGCATTCCCTTGTGGCATACGGCCATCATCCCGAACAGCAAGGCGGACATCGGGCGCAGCCTGGGCGCCTTCGTGGAAAACCATTTCATTACCGAACAAGGCATCGCCGAGCGCATCGTGCAAGCCGACCCCGCCGCGCGCCTGGGCACCTGGCTCAGTGACGAGGTCAACGCGCGGCAACTGGGCATGGCCAGCGCCGGCGTGGTGAAACAGCTGCTGGCGATGGCCGATCACGACACACTGGGCCGACTGCTGCGCGAACAGGCCAGCAGCTACCTGGGCCAATTGAATCTGTCGGAGGTGGCGGCCGACTGCCTCGACGCGCTGATCGCCGACGGCAAGCCGCAGGAACTGCTGGACTTCCTGCTCGACCGCGGCGCCGCCTACCTGGACGACGAGGCACACCACGCCGCCATCGGCGACTTCGTGCTGGGCGCCTTCCAGATCGAGAACGCGCTGGTGAAAAAAGCCGTGAAAGCGTATGAGCCGCGCATGATCGCCTCGCTGCAAAAGTTTGCCGTCGCCGTGCGCGTCGATGCGCAACACCCGCTGCGCCAGCGCATTGCCGGCTGGATCGCCGACAGCGCCCTGCACCTGAAGGCCGATCCGCAGTGGCAGGACACCGTGCGCCGCTACCAGCTGCAGCTGATCGCCAGCGACACGGTGCAAGCCATGCTGGGCGAGCTGTGGAACAACATCCGCACGCGCCTGCTGGCCGACCTGCACGCGGACGCGCCCGTGCTGGCGCAAGCGATCGCCAGCCTGGCGCGCAACACGGGCAAGGTGCTGGACCAGGACAGGCACGCGCGTGCGTGGCTGAACGACGCCATCGTCGCCGGCAGCGGGTCGCTGGTGCGGCGCTACCGGGGCGAAGTGGGCGCCTTCATCGCCGGACGGCTGGACCTGTGGAGCAAGGACGAAATGAGCGAGCGCATCGAACTGGCCATCGGGCGCGACCTGCAATTCATCCGCATCAACGGCACCATCGTTGGCGGCCTGGCCGGCTTGCTGATTTACGCCGTCAGCCACGCGTTTTAAGCACTCTTTACCAGCCTCGTCACGGACAACGGCCTGCGTGCTGCGGCAGCCCTGGCTGGCTGCCGTGCCACCACGCCGGCCGCGACACTGCGCACCAGCTGGAAAGAATCAACCAAGGTCGCCAGTTGCATGGCCTGCTGCTGCATGTCGGTCGCCGCGGCGGAAGCCTGTTCGACCAGGGCCGCATTTTGCTGCGTCACGTCATCCATCTGCGTGATGGCCTGGTTGATTTGCTCGATGCCCTCGCTCTGTTCCTGGCTGGCGGCCGTGATGTCGGTCATGTAACCGGCCACCTGGCGCACCGATTGCTCGATCTCCCCCATGGTCTTGCCGGCATCCTGCACCAGCCGGCTACCCACGCCCACCTTGTCCACCGAGTCGCCGATCAGTACCTTGATTTCCTTGGCCGCCTGGGCCGAGCGGTGGGCCAGGTTGCGCACCTCGGAAGCCACCACGGCGAAACCACGTCCCTGCTCACCAGCGCGCGCCGCCTCCACGGCCGCATTCAGGGCCAGGATATTCGTCTGGAAGGCGATGCCATCGATCACGCCGATGATGTCGACGATCTTGCGCGAGCTTTCCTGAATCGACCCCATGGTGACGATCACCTGCGACATGGCTTGCTCGCCCTTGTGCGCCGTCTCCGAGGCGGCGCTGACGAGGCGGTTCGCCTCGCGCGCATTATCGGCATTCTGCTTGACCGTTCCCGTCAGCTCTTCCATGGACGATGCCGTCTCTTCCAGCGCGCTCGCCTGCGACTCCGTGCGCTGCGACAGGTTCGCGTTGCCTTCGGCGATTTCCTGCGCGCCACGGCCAACCACGCCCGTCGATTCCTTGATTTGTCCGACCAGCAGCTTGACATTCGTCTGCAAGACGCGCAACGCCTGTACCACAGCAGTCAGCTCGTCGTTGCCGCTGGCGCTGATGCTGCCCGACAGATCGCCCGCGCTCATGCGCTCGATATCGCTGCGCATGCGCTGCAGCGGCATCACGGCCGAGCGCTGCAAGGTATAACCGCCGGCAGCGCATGACACCACGCCGCACAGGGTAGTAAACAGCATCGGCATGCCGGCATGCCCGGCGGCCACGTAAGAGATGGCCGGCGCCGCGACGAACAGCAGCGCCAGCGAGCCGAACACCAGGCCCAGCCTGGCGCGCAGCGACAGCTGCGCCATCGGGTTCAGGCGCCGCAGGACCGAGCGGTGCACGGCCACGCCCTCGCGCACTTCGAGCGTGCTGCTGCCTTGCTTGATGGCCCGGTAAGCTTGCTCGGCGGCGGCTACCTGTTCCCGGCTGGGTTTGACGCGGATCGAGGTGTAGCCCACCATCTTGCCATGCTCCAGCATCGGCGCGGCATTCGCTTCCACCCAGTAGTAATCGCCATTCTTGCAGCGGTTCTTGACCATGCCCGTCCATGCCTTGCCGCTCTTGATGGTGCGCCAGAAGTCGGCGAATGCTTCGACCGGCATGTCCGGATGGCGCACGATGTTTTGCGGCGCGCCGATCAGCTCCTCGGCCGAAAAGCCGCTGATGTCGATGAAATCCTGGTTGATATAGGTGATGTTGCCCTGCAAATCAGTCTTCGATACCACCGTCTGGCCAGCATGCAGCACATACTCCCTGTCCGTTACCGGCATATTTGTACGCATGTTCGCTCCCTAAATCCAGCACAACCGAATGGCGGCGCCATCCGGATCCAGCCAGCTGACGCCCTGACCTCAGCAGCGTTCGCCTATTCCTGCCCTGATGGTGAACAAGCGCGAAGGCACCACGCCCTCTGCTTTTCTTTCTCTTATTCGCCATCTTTTTGATGTAGATCAAATTTATTTTGCTACATAAATTTACCAAATACAACATTTAATTAAAAAATTAAACAAATTTGTTATTTTTAATAACATTGAGAATGAGAAATTTGCCCGAGCCACAGAGGAAAACTGCTTGTTTTCTGGTGAATTCAGGGCCGTGATGGCAGTTGCGCCAGAAATACAAATCATTAAAATCATGAAATTCATTGCATTCAATTTTATTTGAGGTATGATGATTCCTAAGGGAAAACAAAAATGGGGCAGCGAGATCGTGGCCTTCGTCTTCCCAGGAAATCCGCATTCATGCAGGGGACAAGCACATGAACAAAATCCTGGCCTTGCGTCTGCTCGACGCCGCCGACGACGCCGCCGTCATCATCGATGCGGGTTCACGCATCCGCTATGCGAACGACGCCATGTATGCGCTGAGCGGTTATGCCCCGGGCAGCCTGTCGGGCCAGCAGATCGAGGCGCTGCTGCCCGACTCCGTGCGCAAGCAGCATGGCGCACGGATCGGCGCCTATCTGGCCGGCGAAAAGAAGTCCACGGTACTCGGCCACAAGCGCCATTTCGCCATACGCCACCACGATGGCACCATGCTGCCCATCGTGCTCAAGGCCATGGACCTGGGCAAGCTGGACGACGAAAACTACCTGGGCGCCTTTTTTATCGACCAGCGCCACGCACGCGCCATCGAACAGCAGAATGCGGCCCGCTGGCAGCATTTGCAGCGCATCGCCCTGAGCGATCCCCTGACCCACCTGCCGAACCGCCGCGCCTTCGAGATCGAAGCCGTACGTACGGCCGCGCGGGCCAGTCGCGCGGGCAGTGCGATGACCATCGGCATCGCCGACATCGATTTCTTCAAGAAGGTCAATGACCGGCATGGCCACGCCGCCGGCGACGCCGTGCTGCAAGCCATCGCGGCCGCGCTGCAGTCCCAGGCACGGGCATCCGATGTCGTCGCCCGCGTGGGCGGCGAGGAATTCGGCTTGCTGTTCCCGCATACGGACATGACGATGGCGTACAAGGTGGCCGAACGCATCCGCCTTGCCGTGGCCGCAACGTGCGTCGACTTCGAGCACACATCCATCACGGCGACGGTCAGCATCGGCCTGGCGCCGCTGCCCAACAACGGCGACTGGAAAGCCTGTTTCATGCAAGCCGACGCCGCGCTGTACCAGGCCAAGAGCAATGGCCGCAACCGCACCGAGCAAATTTGAGCGCCACCCGGCAACCCCGCAGTTTCATGCATCACGCATCACCTGACAGGAGCAAACACATGGAAACCACCACGACACATGCCGCGGCAGCGAGCCAGCTGGCGCAAGCGGGCGCCCGGGAATTGCTGGTCTTTGGACTGGGCAAGGAGGAGTACGCGATCGACATCGGCCTGGTGCAGGAAATCCGCGGCTACGGCGCCGTGACCCGTATCGCCAATGCGCCCGCCTTCCTCAAGGGCTTCATCCACCTGCGCGGCAGCATCGTGCCGCTGCTCGACCTGCGCATCGCGCTGGGCCAGGCCGAGCCCGCATACGACGCCTCGACCGTGGTGATCATCCTCATCTTCGCGCATGGCGCCACCGGCATCGTGGTCGACCGCGTGGCCGATGTGGTGCCGCTGGCGCCGGCACAGCTCAAGCCCCCGCCGCAGCTGCATGGCTCGGCGATGGCAGGCCATGTCACGGCCATCGGCAGCCTGGATGAACGGCTGTTGATCGTGCTCGACATGGACAGCCTGCTGTCAGGCCTGGGCATGCCCGCCACGGGCAAACTGGCTGCCTGAGACGCCATCACCATTGCGTCCGCCACCTGACCGCCATCCGCCGGAGACACCATGAGCATCCTGATCGTCGATGACAACGACACCAACCTGAACCTGCTATCGACCCTGGCGCGCAAGGCCAGCAGCATCGAACCCGTCTGCATGAACGACCCCATCGATGCGTTGACCTGGTGCGAGTCGCATGTGCCGGACCTGGTCCTGCTCGACTACCGGATGCCCAGCCTGTCGGGCAATGAATTTCTCAGCATCTTCCGCAAGATGCAGGGCATGGCCGACATCCCCATCATCATGGTCACCACCGAGAACGACCGCGCCGTGCGCAAGCAGGCCTTTTCGCTCGGTGTCACGGAGTTTCTCACCAAGCCCGTCGACACCATCGAGTTCAGCCTGCGCGTGCGCAATCTGCTGTCCCTGCGCACGGCGCAAACCATGCTGGCCGACCGCGCCAAGCTGCTTGAGCATGAAGTGCGCCAGGCCATCGCCAACGTCACGGCGCGCGAGATGGAACTGGTCACGCGCCTGGCGCGGGCGGCCGAATTCCGCGACCCCGAAACGGGCGCTCACATCATGCGCATGGCGCGCTATTCGGCGCTGATCGCCAGGGACCTGGGCATGGATGCGCAATGGCAGGAACTGCTGCTCAAGGCGGCTCCCATGCACGACGTGGGCAAGCTGGCCACGCCCGACCATATCCTGCTCAAGCCGGGCCGGCTGGACCCCGAGGAAATGGCCATCATGCGCCAGCATGCGGAAATCGGCGGCAAGATCCTCGCCGGCAGCGATTCGCCGCTGATCCAGCTGGCCGAGGAAATCGCCTGCGGCCACCACGAAAAATACGACGGCAGCGGCTATCCGCGCGGCCTGGCGGGCGAACAGATACCGCTGTCGGCGCGCATCGTCGCCGTGGCCGATGTCTTCGACGCGCTCACCTCGGAACGCCCGTACAAGCCGGCCTGGCCTGTGGAACAGGCGCGCCTGTTCCTGCAACAGAACAAAGGCAGCCATTTCTGCCCGCACTGCATCGACGCCTTCCTGGGCGCCTGGGACGAGGTGCTCGACATCCGCAACAGCCTGCCCGACCCCGACCAGCACCACGCCCACCCACTGTAAGCGAGGACCCTGCCATGCGCGTGCAACAACTGATCCTGAAAAACCGTGCCGACATCGATGCCGCACTGGCGCCCCTGGCCGCCATGCAGCCGCAGCTGGTGCTGGTCTTTGGCGCCTGCGCCTATTTTTCCACCCCCGAACTGACGGCGGCGCTGCGCCGCCAACTGCCCGGCGCCGTGATCGCCGGCTGCTCCACGGCCGGCGAGATCGCCGGCAAGCGCGTCTACGACGACAGTTGCGTCATCACCGCCATCGGCTTCGCGCACACCACGGTGGCGATTGCCGACGCCATCATCTGCGACATGGCGGACTCGCACGAGGCGGGCGAGCGCCTGGCACAGGCGCTGCCGCGGGATGGCCTGGCGGCGGTCTTCATGCTGGGCACGGGCGTGGCCATCAACGGCAGTGCCCTGATCGCCGGCCTGCAGGAAAATCTGCCGCCGGGCGTCACCATATCGGGCGGGCTGGCGGCCGACGGCGGCGCCTTCCGCCAGACCTGGACCCTGGGTCCGCGCGGCGCGGCCGACAATACCATCGTGGCCGTCGGCCTGTACGGCGAGCATATCCGCCTCGGCTACGGCAGCCATGCGGGCTGGGAAGCGTTCGGTCCCGCGCGCAAGGTGACGCGCTGCGTCGGCAACGTGCTGTATGGCCTCGATGGCGCGCGGGCGCTGGACATCTACAAGCTGTACCTGGGCGACTATGCGTGCGACCTGCCCGGCTCGGGGCTGCTGTTTCCGTTTGAAATGCTCACGGCGGCGCATGAAAAAAGCAATGTGTTTCGCACCATCCTCGCCGTCGATGAAGAACAGGGTTCGCTGACACTGGCCGGCGACATCCTCGCCGACGGCTACCTGAAATTGATGCATTCCAGTACCAACCGGCTGATCGACGGGGCCGAAATGGCCGCGCGCAATGTCCAGCGCCACGCCGATACGCTGGGCGACCAGCTGGCCCTGCTGGTCAGCTGCGTGGGGCGCAAGCTGGTCATGGGCGACCGGGTCGAGGAAGAGGTCGAAGCGGTGGCCGAGGTGCTGGGCAGCGGCGCCACCTGCATCGCCGGTTTTTACTCCAACGGCGAAATCGGTATCACGCAGCCGCATGGCGCATGCCAGCTGCATAACCAGACGATGACCGTGACTGTGCTGAGCGAAACATGAACCGCACCCTGGCACGCCAATTGAGCCGCGTCTGCGACATCGACTCGGAAAACGCCTGCATCGCCTTGCTGGAACAGGCCCAGGCATTGGGATCGCAAGCGGGCACGCCGCCCGAACTGGCCGCTTTCCTGGCCGGCCTGCCGGCCCTGCTGCTGCGCATCGACGGCAGCTACGAACAGGCTGAACGCGACCTGGACTTGCGCTCGCGCAGCCTGGAGCTGAGTTCGACCGAACTGAGCATGACGAATGACCTGCTGCGCACGGAACTGGCCAGCCGCAACCGCGTCCTGCAATCGCTGCGCGTGGCGGCCGTGCGCCTGCTCGACAACGACGATTCCGGCCTGCACCTGCCGCAGGAAGGCGATATCGAGGGCCTCTCGGTGCTGCTGGCCAAGCTGGTATCGCAGCAGGAACTGCGCCGCATCGAACTGCAGAACCAGCGCTTTGCGATGGACCAGCATGCCATTATCAGCATCACCGACACGGCCGGCGTCATCATTTACGTCAACGACAAGTTCTGCGCCATCAGCGGGTTCGCGCGCGAAGAGCTGGTCGGCCAGACGCACCGCCTGATCAATTCGCATACGCATCCTGACGCCTACTTTGCGCAGATGTGGCAAACCATCACCACGGGCCAGGTCTGGCATGGCGAAATCTGCAACCACGCCAAGGATGGCGGGCAATACTGGGTCGACGCCACCATCGTGCCCTTCCTCGACGCCGCCGGCGAACCCTATCAGTACATCGCCATCCGCACGGAAATCAGCGACAGCAAACGCATGGCCGAGACCATCGCGAAAAGCGAGCGCGAATACCGCAACGTCGTCAACAGCCTCAATGAAGTGGTCTTTCGTACCGACTTGCACGGCGCCTGGACCTTCCTGAACCCCGCCTGGCACACCATCACCGGCTTCGGCACCGCCGACAGCCTGGGCAAGAATGTGCTGCAATTCGTCGATGCGCGCGACCGCGAGCGCGCCGCCGCCGGCCTGTCACAGCTGCTCGGTGGCCATGTGGACAGCATGCGCCATGAAGCGCGCTACGTCACCCGCGACGGCGACGTGCGCTGGATCGATGTGTGCGCGCGCGCCGAGCGCGATGGCCTGGGGCGGCTGGCAGGCATCACCGGCAGCCTGACCGACATCACGGAACGGCGTCTGGCGGCGCACGAGCTGCGGCACAACCTCAACTTTGTCGACGCGCTGATCGAGACCATTCCTATCCCTTTGTACCTGAAGGATGTGCAAGGCCGTTACCTGCGCGCCAACCGCGCCTATTGCGCCTTCTTCCAACGCGCGCAAGCGGACATCCTGGGCAAGACGGTGGCCGACATCCTGCCGCAGCAGCAGGCGCAGCAAGTGCTGCAGCGCGACCTGGAGCTGCTGCAGGACCGGGGCAACCAGACGTATGAGGACCGGCTGAGCGTCGGCGCGCGTCAGGTCGATGTGCTGTACAGCAAGGCGGCCCTGCTGAAGTCCGATGGCAGCCTGCACGGCCTGGTTGGCACCATCGTCGACATTTCCAGCCAAAAGGCGGCCGAGCGCGCGCTGCTGCTGGCCAAGGAAGTGGCCGAATCGGCCAGCCGCTCGAAGAGCGAATTCCTGGCCAACATGAGCCACGAGATCCGCACGCCGATGAACGGCATCCTGGGCATGACGGACCTGGTGCTCGATTCCGAACTCGACGTCCACCAGCGCAAATACCTGGAAATCGTCAAGGCTTCGGCCGACGCCCTGCTGTGCATTATCAACGACATCCTCGATTTCTCGAAGATCGAGGCGGGCATGCTGACGCTGGAAAGCATCCCTTTCAAGCTGCGCCAGCTGATGCAGGAAACCATGCGCGCACTCGCCATGCGGGCCCAGGCCAGCGGCCTGGAACTGGTGCTCGACATCGATCCCGCGCTGCCGCACACCTTGCTCGGCGACCCTGGCCGGCTGCGCCAGATACTCACCAACCTGGCGGGCAACGCCATCAAGTTCACGCCGCGCGGCGAGGTCACCGTGAGTGCCCGGCTGTGCGCCAGCGGCGATGGCATGGCCCGGCTGCAGCTGTGCGTGCGCGACACCGGCATCGGTATCGCCGCCGACATGCAGGAGGCCGTCTTCGACGCCTTCCAGCAGGAAGACGGTTCGACCACGCGGCGCTTCGGCGGCACGGGACTGGGCCTGTCGATCACGCGCCGCCTGGTTACGATGATGGGTGGCAGCATCGGCCTGTCGAGCGAACTGGGCAAGGGCAGCAGCTTCAGCGTGGACCTGGCCCTGCCCATCGGCGAGCATCAGCCTTGCCTGCCGCCGCCCGGCGCCTCGCTGGCGGCGCGGGCGATCCTGCTGGTCGACGACAATTCCAGCAGCCTGACCATTTTGCGCAAGATCTTCGAGCACAGCGGTGCCATGGTCACCGCCTGCGAGTCGGGCGAGGCGGCGCTGGAACACTGCCGCACCGCCCTGCCGGCCGACTGCATCATCATGGACTTTGCCATGCCCGGCATGAATGGCTTCGACACGGCATCGGCGCTGGCCGCCCTGCCCCACTGGAGCCAGGTGCCCATCGTCATGCTATCGTCGAGCGGCAGCCTGGGCGACGCGGCGCGCTGCCGCGAACTGGGCATCGACGGCTACCTGCTCAAGCCGGCCAGCCCCGAGGAATTGCTGGCCATCACCATGAGCGTGCTGGGCACCTGCCGCGGCATGCCCGGCGCAACACCGGTGATGACGCGCCATAGCGTGCGCGAAGGTTCGCCCAGCCTGGACATCCTGCTGGTCGAGGACAACGCCATGAACCGCGAACTGGCCACCGTGCTGCTGTCGAATGCGGGCCACCGGGTCACGCATGCGGCGAATGGCCGCGAAGCGCTCGACCGCCAGGCCGCCAGCCATTTCGACCTGATCCTGATGGACCTGCAGATGCCGGAAATGGGCGGTTTCGAAGCCACCGCGCAGATCCGCCAGCGCGAAGCGCAAGGCATGCCGAAGAGCGTCATCATCGCCATGACGGCCAGCGCCTTCGAAGGCGACCGCGAACGCTGCATCGCCGGCGGCATGGACGATTACCTGTCCAAGCCTTTCCGCACCGCAGCCCTCCAGAGCCTGATCGAGCAGCATGTGTCGCACATCAGCAAGCCA of Janthinobacterium sp. PAMC25594 contains these proteins:
- a CDS encoding HD domain-containing phosphohydrolase, which codes for MSILIVDDNDTNLNLLSTLARKASSIEPVCMNDPIDALTWCESHVPDLVLLDYRMPSLSGNEFLSIFRKMQGMADIPIIMVTTENDRAVRKQAFSLGVTEFLTKPVDTIEFSLRVRNLLSLRTAQTMLADRAKLLEHEVRQAIANVTAREMELVTRLARAAEFRDPETGAHIMRMARYSALIARDLGMDAQWQELLLKAAPMHDVGKLATPDHILLKPGRLDPEEMAIMRQHAEIGGKILAGSDSPLIQLAEEIACGHHEKYDGSGYPRGLAGEQIPLSARIVAVADVFDALTSERPYKPAWPVEQARLFLQQNKGSHFCPHCIDAFLGAWDEVLDIRNSLPDPDQHHAHPL
- a CDS encoding FIST signal transduction protein; the protein is MRVQQLILKNRADIDAALAPLAAMQPQLVLVFGACAYFSTPELTAALRRQLPGAVIAGCSTAGEIAGKRVYDDSCVITAIGFAHTTVAIADAIICDMADSHEAGERLAQALPRDGLAAVFMLGTGVAINGSALIAGLQENLPPGVTISGGLAADGGAFRQTWTLGPRGAADNTIVAVGLYGEHIRLGYGSHAGWEAFGPARKVTRCVGNVLYGLDGARALDIYKLYLGDYACDLPGSGLLFPFEMLTAAHEKSNVFRTILAVDEEQGSLTLAGDILADGYLKLMHSSTNRLIDGAEMAARNVQRHADTLGDQLALLVSCVGRKLVMGDRVEEEVEAVAEVLGSGATCIAGFYSNGEIGITQPHGACQLHNQTMTVTVLSET
- a CDS encoding response regulator, translated to MNRTLARQLSRVCDIDSENACIALLEQAQALGSQAGTPPELAAFLAGLPALLLRIDGSYEQAERDLDLRSRSLELSSTELSMTNDLLRTELASRNRVLQSLRVAAVRLLDNDDSGLHLPQEGDIEGLSVLLAKLVSQQELRRIELQNQRFAMDQHAIISITDTAGVIIYVNDKFCAISGFAREELVGQTHRLINSHTHPDAYFAQMWQTITTGQVWHGEICNHAKDGGQYWVDATIVPFLDAAGEPYQYIAIRTEISDSKRMAETIAKSEREYRNVVNSLNEVVFRTDLHGAWTFLNPAWHTITGFGTADSLGKNVLQFVDARDRERAAAGLSQLLGGHVDSMRHEARYVTRDGDVRWIDVCARAERDGLGRLAGITGSLTDITERRLAAHELRHNLNFVDALIETIPIPLYLKDVQGRYLRANRAYCAFFQRAQADILGKTVADILPQQQAQQVLQRDLELLQDRGNQTYEDRLSVGARQVDVLYSKAALLKSDGSLHGLVGTIVDISSQKAAERALLLAKEVAESASRSKSEFLANMSHEIRTPMNGILGMTDLVLDSELDVHQRKYLEIVKASADALLCIINDILDFSKIEAGMLTLESIPFKLRQLMQETMRALAMRAQASGLELVLDIDPALPHTLLGDPGRLRQILTNLAGNAIKFTPRGEVTVSARLCASGDGMARLQLCVRDTGIGIAADMQEAVFDAFQQEDGSTTRRFGGTGLGLSITRRLVTMMGGSIGLSSELGKGSSFSVDLALPIGEHQPCLPPPGASLAARAILLVDDNSSSLTILRKIFEHSGAMVTACESGEAALEHCRTALPADCIIMDFAMPGMNGFDTASALAALPHWSQVPIVMLSSSGSLGDAARCRELGIDGYLLKPASPEELLAITMSVLGTCRGMPGATPVMTRHSVREGSPSLDILLVEDNAMNRELATVLLSNAGHRVTHAANGREALDRQAASHFDLILMDLQMPEMGGFEATAQIRQREAQGMPKSVIIAMTASAFEGDRERCIAGGMDDYLSKPFRTAALQSLIEQHVSHISKPTPPPAMTPATTVMASGSAPRFDYGAALANADADVIGIIGASFLAGLPEQLAALRAALQADDRPTASRQAHTLAGLLANFHAIPAVAIAAAIEREAAQAPQAALLARLAALEEQLRLFMQETDAAIQATGGTLHASGQT